One Spea bombifrons isolate aSpeBom1 chromosome 1, aSpeBom1.2.pri, whole genome shotgun sequence DNA window includes the following coding sequences:
- the LOC128495469 gene encoding protein NipSnap homolog 3A-like, whose amino-acid sequence MMATLRCLFPKGRLCVPDAFTRAKLPACTQARAAFATGPRQTDTTFYEFRTYTVKPSMMSEFMKLTNEKIHNRIKHSELIGYFTMELGGLNKVFHIWKYDNFTQRTTVRANLSQDADFMNYIAKAFPMLDKQDNEIAYLVPWCKLQKPEKPGVYELVTFQFMPGGPAVWGDAFRAAISSHVNTGYTKLVGVFNTEYGLLNQVHVLWWNENADSRAAGRHLAHEDARVVAAVRESVRFLVSQKNVLLLPTAFSPLK is encoded by the exons ATGATGGCCACTTTAAGGTGCCTTTTTCCAAAGGGCAGGCTGTGTGTACCAGATGCTTTTACCCGGGCAAAGCTGCCGGCATGCACACAG GCTAGAGCAGCGTTTGCAACAGGTCCACGCCAGACAGACACCACGTTCTATGAATTTCGCACATATACCGTCAAACCATCAATGATGTCAGAGTTCATGAAGCTTACAAATGAGAAAATCCACAATCGCATCAAGCACTCTGagctgattggctacttcacTATGGAGTTAGGAGGCCTTAATAAGGTGTTCCACATCTGGAAATATG ACAATTTTACGCAACGGACAACAGTTCGGGCAAACCTTTCTCAAGACGCTGATTTTATGAACTATATTGCTAAAGCCTTTCCGATGCTAGACAAACAGGACAATGAAATTGCGTACTTGGTGCCGTGGTGCAAGTTACAGAAGCCAGAAAAACCAG ggGTTTATGAATTAGTGACCTTTCAGTTTATGCCTGGGGGACCCGCTGTTTGGGGAGATGCTTTCAGAGCCGCCATCTCCTCTCATGTAAATACTGGCTACACTAAACTTGTTGGCGTTTTCAATACGGAATATGGATTGCTCAACCAAG TCCATGTTCTGTGGTGGAATGAGAATGCAGACAGTCGCGCTGCTGGAAGGCATCTAGCGCATGAAGATGCAAGGGTGGTTGCAGCGG TGAGAGAAAGCGTAAGATTCCTGGTGTCCCAGAAGAATGTGCTTCTACTTCCCACAGCGTTCTCGCCCCTGAAATAA
- the LOC128474198 gene encoding protein NipSnap homolog 3A-like encodes MNYTAIAAPMVDEQYNEIAYLLPWCKLRQPEKQGVYELVTFQLKPGGLAIWGDAFRAAISAYVNTSYTELVGVFNTEYGSLNQVHVLWWYENEDSRAAGRRLAYEDARVAAAVRESVRFLVSQKNVLLQPTAFSPLK; translated from the exons ATGAACTATACTGCTATAGCAGCGCCAATGGTAGACGAACAGTACAATGAAATTGCATACTTATTACCGTGGTGCAAACTACGTCAGCCTGAAAAACAAG GGGTTTATGAATTGGTGACCTTTCAGCTGAAGCCTGGAGGACTGGCCATTTGGGGGGATGCATTCAGAGCCGCCATCTCTGCTTATGTAAATACCAGCTACACTGAACTTGTTGGTGTCTTCAACACGGAGTATGGATCACTAAACCAAG TCCATGTTTTATGGTGGTACGAGAATGAAGACAGTCGCGCCGCTGGAAGACGTCTAGCTTATGAAGATGCAAGGGTGGCTGCAGCGG TGAGAGAAAGCGTGAGATTCCTGGTGTCCCAGAAGAATGTGCTCCTACAGCCCACGGCATTCTCCCCCCTCAAATAA